From Pagrus major chromosome 6, Pma_NU_1.0, one genomic window encodes:
- the eif4ba gene encoding eukaryotic translation initiation factor 4Ba isoform X4, with amino-acid sequence MAASAKKKNKKGKTLTLTDFLAEDSGGSNAPPSYPAKSTSWADETDDLEGDVSTSWHTEEDSFRAPPIDRSILPTAPRSAREPNIDRSRLPRSPPYTAFLGNLPYDVTEDSIKDFFRGLAISAVRLPREPSNPERLKGFGYAEFDDVDSLLRALSLNEENLGNRRIRVDIADQSNDKERDGGMGGRDRGRMSDMGPDKTDTDWRARPTVEADDGPQRRDDAFGERSRDRYESDRYRDGPRRDNDRYDGGRDRYRDRYDDRDRRDFDRGGFDSRGGGGGRRAFGSGFRRDYDDNRGSSDRYGERDRYGEREDRFERRDERREERAAPQQRPKLNLKPRSVPKEEDGSGGSSGGGGGGGGSGGGTSPAAAPSSGSRASSIFGAAKPVDTAAKEREVEERLKKQEERLQRQLEEDKGRGPERKLRDRDPSWRNEESHNQRSRTGSESSQQGSTSGRGSQCRDSERSGENEVFSGREGEPSSPGSSPQPPSSSSSKEPLKVMPAPPPKENVWAKRSAASTGSSDGDGRPPVSPVSPSGSAPPKLSSINSADERGSGKEVQLSQ; translated from the exons ATGGCGGCGTCAG CtaagaagaagaataagaaggGGAAGACCCTCACTCTGACTGACTTCCTGGCAGAGGACAGTGGAGGCAGCAACGCGCCCCCCAGCTACCCAGCCAAGTCAACTAGCTGGGCAGATGAGACTGATGACCTGGAGGGCGATG TCTCAACTTCATGGCACACGGAGGAGGATAGCTTCCGGGCACCGCCCATTGACCGGTCCATCCTGCCCACAGCGCCTCGTTCGGCTCGTGAGCCCAATATTGACCGGTCCCGACTGCCCCGCAGCCCGCCTTACACGGCCTTCCTGGGCAACCTACCCTATGATGTCACTGAGGACTCGATTAAAGACTTCTTCCGCGGCTTGGCA ATCAGTGCAGTGCGTCTGCCTCGAGAGCCCAGTAACCCAGAGAGGCTGAAGGGCTTTGGCTATGCTGAATTTGATGATGTGGACTCCCTCCTGAGAGCCCTCAGTCTCAACGAGGAG AACCTTGGAAACCGAAGGATCCGTGTGGATATTGCTGACCAGTCTAATGATAAAG agagagacggaggtaTGGGAGGCAGAGACAGGGGACGGATGTCGGACATGGGTCCTGACAAGACAGACACTGACTGGAGGGCTCGGCCCACTGTAGAGGCCGATGATGGACCTCAGAGGAGAGATGATGCCTTTGGAGAGA GATCACGGGACCGTTATGAGTCGGATCGTTACAGAGATGGGCCACGGCGGGACAATGACCGTTATGACGGTGGAAGAGACCGCTACCGGGATCGCTATGATGACCGGGACCGCAGGGACTTCGATAGAGGAG GTTTTGACTCtcgtggtggtggtggaggtcgTCGGGCCTTCGGCAGTGGCTTCCGCCGCGATTACGATGACAATCGGGGTAGCAGTGATCGCTATGGCGAGCGGGATCGATATGGCGAGCGTGAAGACAGGTTCGAGAGACGGGATGAAAGGCGTGAGGAGAGAG CAGCTCCTCAGCAGAGACCCAAGTTGAACCTTAAGCCCCGTAGTGTGCCCAAGGAGGAAGACGGTAGTGGCGGCAGcagtggcggcggcggcgggggCGGCGGCAGTGGTGGTGGCACTTCCCCAGCTGCAGCTCCGAGCTCCGGCAGCAGGGCCTCATCCATCTTTGGAGCGGCCAAGCCGGTTGACACGGCAGCCaaggagagggaggtggaggagaggctgaagaaacaggaagagaggctgcagaggcagctggaggaggacaaAGGCCGGGGTCCTGAGAGAAAGCTGAGAGACAG GGATCCAAGCTGGCGCAATGAGGAATCTCATAATCAGCGATCTCGCACAGGAAGTGAGTCTTCACAGCAAGGAAGCACTTCTGGAAGAG GGTCCCAGTGTCGAGATAGCGAGCGCTCTGGGGAGAATGAGGTCTTCAGTGGGAGAGAAGGTGAGCCCTCCTCCCCTGGGTCCTCCCCACAGCCCCCCTCTAGCAGCTCCTCCAAGGAGCCCCTGAAGGTGATGCCCGCACCTCCCCCCAAGGAGAACGTCTGGGCCAAGAGAAGTGCAGCCAGCACAGGCTCCTCTGATGGTGATGGACGACCTCCGGTCTCTCCTGTGTCCCCAAGTGGTTCAGCTCCTCCCAAGCTCAG ctcCATAAATTCTGCAGATGAAAGAGGATCTGGAAAAG
- the eif4ba gene encoding eukaryotic translation initiation factor 4Ba isoform X3: protein MAASAKKKNKKGKTLTLTDFLAEDSGGSNAPPSYPAKSTSWADETDDLEGDVSTSWHTEEDSFRAPPIDRSILPTAPRSAREPNIDRSRLPRSPPYTAFLGNLPYDVTEDSIKDFFRGLAISAVRLPREPSNPERLKGFGYAEFDDVDSLLRALSLNEENLGNRRIRVDIADQSNDKERDGGMGGRDRGRMSDMGPDKTDTDWRARPTVEADDGPQRRDDAFGERSRDRYESDRYRDGPRRDNDRYDGGRDRYRDRYDDRDRRDFDRGGFDSRGGGGGRRAFGSGFRRDYDDNRGSSDRYGERDRYGEREDRFERRDERREERAAPQQRPKLNLKPRSVPKEEDGSGGSSGGGGGGGGSGGGTSPAAAPSSGSRASSIFGAAKPVDTAAKEREVEERLKKQEERLQRQLEEDKGRGPERKLRDRDPSWRNEESHNQRSRTGSESSQQGSTSGRGSQCRDSERSGENEVFSGREGEPSSPGSSPQPPSSSSSKEPLKVMPAPPPKENVWAKRSAASTGSSDGDGRPPVSPVSPSGSAPPKLSSINSADERGSGKGRITEETETPDHLQSQRNSKKPQPPSSAQPVSTPLC, encoded by the exons ATGGCGGCGTCAG CtaagaagaagaataagaaggGGAAGACCCTCACTCTGACTGACTTCCTGGCAGAGGACAGTGGAGGCAGCAACGCGCCCCCCAGCTACCCAGCCAAGTCAACTAGCTGGGCAGATGAGACTGATGACCTGGAGGGCGATG TCTCAACTTCATGGCACACGGAGGAGGATAGCTTCCGGGCACCGCCCATTGACCGGTCCATCCTGCCCACAGCGCCTCGTTCGGCTCGTGAGCCCAATATTGACCGGTCCCGACTGCCCCGCAGCCCGCCTTACACGGCCTTCCTGGGCAACCTACCCTATGATGTCACTGAGGACTCGATTAAAGACTTCTTCCGCGGCTTGGCA ATCAGTGCAGTGCGTCTGCCTCGAGAGCCCAGTAACCCAGAGAGGCTGAAGGGCTTTGGCTATGCTGAATTTGATGATGTGGACTCCCTCCTGAGAGCCCTCAGTCTCAACGAGGAG AACCTTGGAAACCGAAGGATCCGTGTGGATATTGCTGACCAGTCTAATGATAAAG agagagacggaggtaTGGGAGGCAGAGACAGGGGACGGATGTCGGACATGGGTCCTGACAAGACAGACACTGACTGGAGGGCTCGGCCCACTGTAGAGGCCGATGATGGACCTCAGAGGAGAGATGATGCCTTTGGAGAGA GATCACGGGACCGTTATGAGTCGGATCGTTACAGAGATGGGCCACGGCGGGACAATGACCGTTATGACGGTGGAAGAGACCGCTACCGGGATCGCTATGATGACCGGGACCGCAGGGACTTCGATAGAGGAG GTTTTGACTCtcgtggtggtggtggaggtcgTCGGGCCTTCGGCAGTGGCTTCCGCCGCGATTACGATGACAATCGGGGTAGCAGTGATCGCTATGGCGAGCGGGATCGATATGGCGAGCGTGAAGACAGGTTCGAGAGACGGGATGAAAGGCGTGAGGAGAGAG CAGCTCCTCAGCAGAGACCCAAGTTGAACCTTAAGCCCCGTAGTGTGCCCAAGGAGGAAGACGGTAGTGGCGGCAGcagtggcggcggcggcgggggCGGCGGCAGTGGTGGTGGCACTTCCCCAGCTGCAGCTCCGAGCTCCGGCAGCAGGGCCTCATCCATCTTTGGAGCGGCCAAGCCGGTTGACACGGCAGCCaaggagagggaggtggaggagaggctgaagaaacaggaagagaggctgcagaggcagctggaggaggacaaAGGCCGGGGTCCTGAGAGAAAGCTGAGAGACAG GGATCCAAGCTGGCGCAATGAGGAATCTCATAATCAGCGATCTCGCACAGGAAGTGAGTCTTCACAGCAAGGAAGCACTTCTGGAAGAG GGTCCCAGTGTCGAGATAGCGAGCGCTCTGGGGAGAATGAGGTCTTCAGTGGGAGAGAAGGTGAGCCCTCCTCCCCTGGGTCCTCCCCACAGCCCCCCTCTAGCAGCTCCTCCAAGGAGCCCCTGAAGGTGATGCCCGCACCTCCCCCCAAGGAGAACGTCTGGGCCAAGAGAAGTGCAGCCAGCACAGGCTCCTCTGATGGTGATGGACGACCTCCGGTCTCTCCTGTGTCCCCAAGTGGTTCAGCTCCTCCCAAGCTCAG ctcCATAAATTCTGCAGATGAAAGAGGATCTGGAAAAG
- the eif4ba gene encoding eukaryotic translation initiation factor 4Ba isoform X5 translates to MAASAKKKNKKGKTLTLTDFLAEDSGGSNAPPSYPAKSTSWADETDDLEGDVSTSWHTEEDSFRAPPIDRSILPTAPRSAREPNIDRSRLPRSPPYTAFLGNLPYDVTEDSIKDFFRGLAISAVRLPREPSNPERLKGFGYAEFDDVDSLLRALSLNEENLGNRRIRVDIADQSNDKERDGGMGGRDRGRMSDMGPDKTDTDWRARPTVEADDGPQRRDDAFGERSRDRYESDRYRDGPRRDNDRYDGGRDRYRDRYDDRDRRDFDRGGFDSRGGGGGRRAFGSGFRRDYDDNRGSSDRYGERDRYGEREDRFERRDERREERAPQQRPKLNLKPRSVPKEEDGSGGSSGGGGGGGGSGGGTSPAAAPSSGSRASSIFGAAKPVDTAAKEREVEERLKKQEERLQRQLEEDKGRGPERKLRDRDPSWRNEESHNQRSRTGSESSQQGSTSGRGSQCRDSERSGENEVFSGREGEPSSPGSSPQPPSSSSSKEPLKVMPAPPPKENVWAKRSAASTGSSDGDGRPPVSPVSPSGSAPPKLSSINSADERGSGKEVQLSQ, encoded by the exons ATGGCGGCGTCAG CtaagaagaagaataagaaggGGAAGACCCTCACTCTGACTGACTTCCTGGCAGAGGACAGTGGAGGCAGCAACGCGCCCCCCAGCTACCCAGCCAAGTCAACTAGCTGGGCAGATGAGACTGATGACCTGGAGGGCGATG TCTCAACTTCATGGCACACGGAGGAGGATAGCTTCCGGGCACCGCCCATTGACCGGTCCATCCTGCCCACAGCGCCTCGTTCGGCTCGTGAGCCCAATATTGACCGGTCCCGACTGCCCCGCAGCCCGCCTTACACGGCCTTCCTGGGCAACCTACCCTATGATGTCACTGAGGACTCGATTAAAGACTTCTTCCGCGGCTTGGCA ATCAGTGCAGTGCGTCTGCCTCGAGAGCCCAGTAACCCAGAGAGGCTGAAGGGCTTTGGCTATGCTGAATTTGATGATGTGGACTCCCTCCTGAGAGCCCTCAGTCTCAACGAGGAG AACCTTGGAAACCGAAGGATCCGTGTGGATATTGCTGACCAGTCTAATGATAAAG agagagacggaggtaTGGGAGGCAGAGACAGGGGACGGATGTCGGACATGGGTCCTGACAAGACAGACACTGACTGGAGGGCTCGGCCCACTGTAGAGGCCGATGATGGACCTCAGAGGAGAGATGATGCCTTTGGAGAGA GATCACGGGACCGTTATGAGTCGGATCGTTACAGAGATGGGCCACGGCGGGACAATGACCGTTATGACGGTGGAAGAGACCGCTACCGGGATCGCTATGATGACCGGGACCGCAGGGACTTCGATAGAGGAG GTTTTGACTCtcgtggtggtggtggaggtcgTCGGGCCTTCGGCAGTGGCTTCCGCCGCGATTACGATGACAATCGGGGTAGCAGTGATCGCTATGGCGAGCGGGATCGATATGGCGAGCGTGAAGACAGGTTCGAGAGACGGGATGAAAGGCGTGAGGAGAGAG CTCCTCAGCAGAGACCCAAGTTGAACCTTAAGCCCCGTAGTGTGCCCAAGGAGGAAGACGGTAGTGGCGGCAGcagtggcggcggcggcgggggCGGCGGCAGTGGTGGTGGCACTTCCCCAGCTGCAGCTCCGAGCTCCGGCAGCAGGGCCTCATCCATCTTTGGAGCGGCCAAGCCGGTTGACACGGCAGCCaaggagagggaggtggaggagaggctgaagaaacaggaagagaggctgcagaggcagctggaggaggacaaAGGCCGGGGTCCTGAGAGAAAGCTGAGAGACAG GGATCCAAGCTGGCGCAATGAGGAATCTCATAATCAGCGATCTCGCACAGGAAGTGAGTCTTCACAGCAAGGAAGCACTTCTGGAAGAG GGTCCCAGTGTCGAGATAGCGAGCGCTCTGGGGAGAATGAGGTCTTCAGTGGGAGAGAAGGTGAGCCCTCCTCCCCTGGGTCCTCCCCACAGCCCCCCTCTAGCAGCTCCTCCAAGGAGCCCCTGAAGGTGATGCCCGCACCTCCCCCCAAGGAGAACGTCTGGGCCAAGAGAAGTGCAGCCAGCACAGGCTCCTCTGATGGTGATGGACGACCTCCGGTCTCTCCTGTGTCCCCAAGTGGTTCAGCTCCTCCCAAGCTCAG ctcCATAAATTCTGCAGATGAAAGAGGATCTGGAAAAG
- the LOC140998617 gene encoding keratin, type I cytoskeletal 18-like, translating to MNFSKSSMHQMPSNRISFTRSAPQQRAASVFGGAGGHGARISSASVTSLRSGAPMTSSFKLSSGMGSGSMATGGGAGAGIMGNERGAMQNLNDRLANYLETVRNLEQANKELEVKIREALEKGGPDMRDYSKYEPIIDDLRRQIYDKISENARFVLQIDNARLAADDFKVKFDNEQAIRQSVEADIAGLKKVIDDTNMTRMNIESEIEAVREELSFLRKNHENEVIELRNQISQSGVQVDVDAPKGQDLSQIMEEVRANYEKSALKNAEDLKRWHENQIADVQVQVSQNTEALQGAQMEVGDLSRQIQTLEIELASQQSLKASLEDTLNNTELRNNMEMEKYNGIIIRLEGELTKLRANIQQQTQDYEALLNMKMKLEAEISTYKGLLDGGDFKLQDALDELAATI from the exons ATGAACTTCAGCAAATCCAGCATGCATCAGATGCCTTCTAACCGCATCTCCTTCACCCGCTCCGCACCCCAGCAGCGTGCTGCCAGCGTttttggtggtgctggtggacaTGGTGCCCGAATTTCCTCCGCCTCTGTCACATCTCTGCGCTCTGGTGCCCCAATGACTTCTTCCTTCAAGCTGAGCAGTGGGATGGGATCTGGTTCCATGGCCACTGGTGGTGGTGCCGGTGCTGGGATCATGGGTAATGAGAGGGGAGCCATGCAGAACCTGAACGACCGCCTGGCCAACTACCTGGAGACGGTGAGGAACCTGGAGCAGGCCAACAAGGAGCTGGAGGTGAAGATCAGGGAGGCTCTGGAGAAGGGGGGGCCCGACATGAGAGACTACAGCAAGTATGAGCCCATCATTGATGACCTGCGCAGACAG ATCTACGATAAGATTTCCGAGAACGCTCGCTTTGTCCTCCAGATCGACAACGCCCGTCTTGCTGCTGACGACTTCAAAGTAAA GTTTGACAATGAGCAGGCAATCCGCCAGTCTGTGGAGGCCGACATCGCCGGGCTGAAGAAAGTCATAGATGACACCAACATGACCAGGATGAACATCGAGAGTGAGATTGAAGCTGTGAGGGAGGAGCTCAGCTTCCTGAGGAAGAACCATGAGAAT GAGGTGATAGAGCTGAGGAATCAGATCTCCCAGTCAGGCGTGCAAGTGGACGTTGACGCTCCCAAAGGTCAGGACCTGTCCCAGATCATGGAGGAAGTGAGGGCCAACTATGAGAAGAGCGCTTTGAAGAATGCAGAGGACCTCAAACGCTGGCATGAAAATCAG ATTGCGGATGTGCAGGTGCAGGTCTCACAGAACACAGAAGCTCTCCAGGGAGCCCAGATGGAGGTCGGCGACTTATCCAGACAGATACAGACCCTGGAAATTGAACTCGCGTCCCAACAGAGCTTA AAAGCCTCCTTAGAGGACACATTAAACAACACAGAGCTACGGAACAACATGGAAATGGAAAAGTACAACGGCATTATCATCCGTCTGGAGGGGGAGCTGACCAAACTGCGCGCAAACATCCAGCAGCAGACGCAAGACTACGAGGCGCTGCTCAACATGAAGATGAAACTGGAGGCCGAGATTTCCACTTACAAGGGTCTGCTGGATGGAGGAGACTTCAA gctCCAGGACGCACTGGATGAGCTGGCGGCCACAATCTAA